From the Manis javanica isolate MJ-LG chromosome 11, MJ_LKY, whole genome shotgun sequence genome, one window contains:
- the DYRK3 gene encoding dual specificity tyrosine-phosphorylation-regulated kinase 3, with protein sequence MGGTARGPGRKDAEPPGAGLPPRQRRLGDDVYDTFMMIDETKCPPCSNVLCNPAEPPLPRRLNITSKQLTRDHTQPVLNGGEMKVEQLFQEFGNRRSDTFQSDGINDSEKCSPTVSQGKSSASLDTVKSSSSPKASKVVPLTPEQALKQYKHHLTAYEKLEIINYPEIYFVGPNAKKRHGVIGGPNNGGYDDADGAYIHVPRDHLAYRYEVLKIIGKGSFGQVARVYDHKLRQYVALKMVRNEKRFHHQAAEEIRILEHLKKQDKNGSMNVIHMLESFTFRNHVCMAFELLSIDLYELIKKNKFQGFSVQLVRKFAQSILQSLDALHKNKIIHCDLKPENILLKHHGRSATKVIDFGSSCFEYQKLYTYIQSRFYRAPEVILGSRYSTPIDIWSFGCILAELLTGEPLFPGEDEGDQLACMMELLGMPPPKLLEQSKRAKYFINSKGLPRYCSATTQADGTVVLAGSCSRRGKKRGPPGSKDWVTALKGCDDYLFIEFLKRCLHWDPSARLTPAQALRHPWISKSVPRPLAMEKLSGKQVVNPASAFQGLGSKLPPVVGIAHKLKANLMSETNGGIPLCNVLPKLIS encoded by the exons ATGGGAGGCACCGCTCGAGGGCCCGGGCGGAAGGATGCGGAGCCGCCCGGAGCCGGACTCCCGCCCCGGCAGCGGAG ATTGGGGGATGATGTCTACGATACCTTCATGATGATTGATGAAACCAAATGTCCACCTTGTTCAAATGTACTCTGCAATCCTGCTGAACCACCTCTACCCAGAAGACTAAAT ATCACCAGTAAGCAGTTAACAAGAGATCATACTCAGCCCGTTCTGAATGGAGGTGAGATGAAGGTAGAACAGCTGTTTCAAGAATTTGGTAATAGAAGATCTGATACTTTCCAATCAGACGGCATCAATGATTCTGAAAAATGCTCTCCCACCGTTTCTCAGGGTAAAAGTTCAGCCAGCTTGGATACAGTAAAATCCAGCAGTTCACCCAAGGCATCCAAAGTGGTGCCTCTGACCCCAGAACAAGCACTGAAGCAGTATAAACACCACCTCACTGCTTATGAGAAGCTGGAAATCATCAATTATCCAGAAATTTACTTTGTGGGGCCCAACGCCAAGAAAAGGCATGGCGTTATTGGTGGGCCCAATAACGGTGGGTATGATGATGCTGATGGGGCCTATATTCATGTGCCCCGAGACCATCTAGCTTATCGATATGAGGTGCTGAAAATTATTGGCAAGGGGAGTTTTGGACAGGTAGCCCGGGTCTATGATCACAAACTTCGGCAGTATGTGGCCCTAAAGATGGTGCGCAACGAAAAGCGCTTCCACCATCAAGCAGCAGAGGAGATCCGGATTTTAGAGCATCTGAAAAAGCAGGATAAAAACGGTAGCATGAATGTTATCCACATGCTGGAAAGTTTCACATTCCGGAACCATGTTTGCATGGCTTTCGAATTGCTGAGCATAGACCTCTATgagctaattaaaaaaaacaagtttcaGGGTTTTAGTGTCCAGTTAGTGCGCAAATTTGCTCAATCCATCTTGCAATCCTTGGATGCTCTCCACAAAAATAAGATCATTCACTGCGACTTGAAGCCAGAAAACATCCTCCTGAAACACCATGGGCGCAGTGCGACCAAGGTCATTGACTTCGGGTCCAGCTGTTTCGAGTACCAGAAGCTTTACACATATATCCAGTCTCGATTCTACAGAGCTCCAGAGGTCATCTTAGGGAGCCGCTACAGCACACCTATTGACATATGGAGTTTTGGCTGCATCCTTGCAGAGCTTCTAACAGGGGAGCCTCTCTTCCCTGGGGAGGACGAAGGAGACCAACTGGCCTGTATGATGGAGTTGCTAGGGATGCCACCACCAAAACTTCTGGAACAATCCAAACGTGCCAAGTACTTTATTAACTCCAAGGGCCTACCTCGCTACTGTTCTGCAACTACTCAGGCAGATGGGACGGTTGTGCTTGCGGGGAGTTGCTCACGTAGGGGCAAAAAGCGGGGTCCTCCAGGCAGCAAAGACTGGGTAACAGCACTGAAAGGGTGTGATGACTACTTGTTTATAGAGTTCTTGAAAAGGTGCCTGCACTGGGACCCCTCTGCCCGCCTGACTCCAGCTCAAGCACTAAGACACCCTTGGATTAGCAAGTCTGTACCCAGACCTCTGGCCATGGAAAAATTGTCAGGTAAACAAGTAGTAAATCCTGCAAGTGCTTTCCAGGGACTGGGCTCCAAGCTGCCTCCAGTTGTTGGAATAGCTCATAAGCTTAAAGCTAACTTGATGTCAGAAACCAATGGCGGTATACCTCTGTGCAATGTGTTGCCAAAACTGATCAGCTAA